One Dokdonia sp. Dokd-P16 genomic window carries:
- a CDS encoding Stealth CR1 domain-containing protein, whose protein sequence is MTTEQTNDMNIDAVITWVNGDDLTWQYKINSYLDTKIDFSKKAESTRYNAIGEVQIAIASIIKFAPFIKNIYVVTDNQVPQDFEDLSIKAQKQGVNLKIIDHTVIFKDYEEALPSFNSISIEIMLYRIPNLSEHFVVFNDDFFLMRATAPEDFFINGMPVLRGSWEKFNEDRTLKVYYQKLLKLIGKEPDPNRPSFKRLQQQSAMLAGTKKYVRRYHTPMSVRKSTLVNYFNEHEDLLKKNISYRFRDKSQFLLSSLSEHLEIKKGTFHYSKDTQLTYFRSYKKPSSVKKKLAQFIDDPSKIFVTFQSLEKADPALLIYIKDWISARLTS, encoded by the coding sequence ATGACAACGGAGCAAACTAATGATATGAACATAGATGCGGTTATCACGTGGGTAAATGGTGATGACTTAACATGGCAATATAAAATCAATTCGTATCTAGATACTAAGATTGATTTCTCTAAAAAAGCAGAGAGTACTCGCTACAACGCCATAGGCGAAGTGCAGATTGCAATTGCATCCATTATCAAGTTTGCTCCGTTTATTAAAAACATATATGTCGTTACCGACAATCAGGTACCACAAGATTTTGAAGACTTATCTATAAAGGCTCAAAAACAAGGTGTCAACCTAAAAATTATAGATCACACAGTGATTTTTAAAGATTATGAAGAAGCTTTACCTAGTTTCAACTCTATTTCTATAGAGATAATGCTCTATAGAATCCCAAATCTATCTGAGCATTTTGTGGTTTTTAATGATGACTTCTTCTTAATGAGAGCTACGGCTCCTGAAGATTTCTTTATCAATGGCATGCCCGTATTGCGTGGCTCATGGGAGAAGTTTAATGAAGATAGAACACTTAAAGTATACTATCAAAAGCTGCTCAAGCTTATAGGAAAGGAACCTGACCCAAATAGACCAAGCTTTAAAAGGCTACAGCAGCAAAGCGCTATGCTTGCTGGTACAAAAAAATATGTGAGAAGATATCACACTCCTATGAGTGTAAGAAAATCTACGCTAGTAAATTATTTTAATGAGCATGAGGACTTGCTCAAAAAGAATATTTCCTATCGATTTCGGGATAAGAGTCAGTTTTTACTTTCTTCATTATCTGAGCATCTCGAAATTAAAAAAGGAACCTTTCACTACTCAAAAGACACACAATTAACTTATTTTCGATCTTACAAGAAACCCTCGAGTGTAAAAAAGAAGTTGGCTCAATTTATTGATGATCCATCTAAGATATTTGTCACATTTCAGAGT
- a CDS encoding 2,3,4,5-tetrahydropyridine-2,6-dicarboxylate N-succinyltransferase, with the protein MTQLRNIIEEAWEDRSLLTNPVTINAIREVVDMLDRGTLRVAEPTEDGWQVNEWVKKAVVLYFPIQKMETLEAGIFEYHDKIPLKRDFANRGIRVVPNAVARHGAYISKGVILMPSYVNIGAYVDEGTMVDTWATVGSCAQIGKNVHLSGGVGIGGVLEPLQASPVIIEDGAFIGSRCIVVEGVHVEKEAVLGANVVLTMSTKIIDVTGDEPVEMKGRVPARSVVIPGSYTKKFAAGEYQVPCALIIGKRKESTNKKTSLNDALREYDVAV; encoded by the coding sequence ATGACACAACTTAGAAACATCATCGAAGAAGCTTGGGAAGATCGCTCGCTCCTTACAAATCCAGTAACTATTAATGCTATACGTGAGGTAGTAGACATGCTAGACCGTGGTACGCTACGTGTTGCAGAACCTACAGAAGACGGATGGCAAGTAAATGAGTGGGTAAAAAAGGCGGTTGTACTTTATTTCCCTATCCAAAAGATGGAAACTCTGGAAGCTGGAATCTTTGAATATCACGATAAAATTCCTTTAAAGAGAGACTTTGCAAATCGCGGTATTCGTGTAGTGCCTAATGCTGTTGCACGTCACGGAGCTTATATCTCTAAGGGAGTAATCTTAATGCCTAGTTATGTAAACATAGGAGCTTATGTAGATGAGGGAACTATGGTAGATACATGGGCAACTGTAGGAAGCTGTGCACAAATAGGTAAAAACGTACACCTAAGTGGTGGTGTAGGTATAGGTGGTGTTCTTGAACCACTACAAGCATCTCCTGTAATTATAGAAGATGGTGCTTTTATAGGATCTAGATGTATCGTAGTAGAAGGTGTACACGTTGAGAAAGAAGCTGTTTTAGGCGCAAACGTAGTACTTACAATGAGCACAAAAATTATTGATGTTACTGGTGATGAACCTGTAGAAATGAAGGGGCGCGTACCTGCGAGGTCTGTAGTAATACCTGGAAGTTATACTAAGAAATTTGCTGCGGGAGAGTACCAAGTTCCTTGTGCACTAATTATAGGCAAACGTAAAGAGAGCACTAATAAAAAGACATCTCTCAATGATGCCTTAAGAGAGTACGACGTAGCAGTATAA
- the ruvX gene encoding Holliday junction resolvase RuvX: MARIIAIDYGTKRTGIAVTDELQMIASGLTTVETKDIFIFLKKYLSEEKVEAMVIGEPKRMNNEASDVEVDIVRFRESVEKKHPELTIIRQDERFTSKMAFQTMLDSGIGKKKRQNKALVDQISATIILQDYLYNK; encoded by the coding sequence ATGGCACGCATCATTGCAATAGATTACGGAACAAAGCGCACTGGTATCGCAGTGACAGACGAGTTGCAGATGATCGCTTCAGGTCTTACAACGGTTGAAACAAAAGATATTTTCATCTTTTTGAAGAAATATCTTTCAGAAGAGAAGGTGGAGGCTATGGTGATAGGTGAGCCTAAGCGCATGAATAATGAGGCGAGTGATGTGGAGGTAGACATTGTACGCTTTCGCGAAAGCGTAGAAAAAAAACATCCAGAGTTAACCATCATTAGACAAGATGAAAGGTTTACCTCAAAGATGGCTTTCCAGACCATGTTAGACAGTGGTATCGGTAAAAAGAAAAGACAAAATAAAGCACTTGTAGATCAAATAAGTGCAACGATTATCCTTCAGGATTACCTGTATAATAAGTAG
- the def gene encoding peptide deformylase, with translation MIIPIVAYGDPVLKKKAKDITPEYPKFSELIENMYDTMYEAHGVGLAAPQIGLPIRVFLVDTTPFAEDESYTPEEQEQLANFKKTFVNAEILEEEGEEWAFSEGCLSIPGINEDVFRKPKVTIRYQDENFKEYTETYDGLIARVIQHEYDHIEGVLFTDKLSSLKKRLIKGKLVNISKGKCNAEYRMRFPAASKKR, from the coding sequence ATGATTATACCAATTGTGGCGTACGGAGATCCCGTACTTAAGAAAAAAGCAAAAGATATTACTCCGGAGTATCCTAAATTTAGCGAGCTCATAGAGAATATGTATGATACGATGTATGAAGCTCACGGTGTTGGGCTTGCAGCACCTCAAATAGGTTTACCTATACGTGTGTTTCTAGTAGATACAACACCGTTTGCAGAAGATGAAAGCTATACTCCAGAAGAGCAGGAACAGCTTGCAAATTTCAAGAAAACCTTTGTAAATGCAGAGATTCTTGAAGAAGAAGGAGAGGAGTGGGCATTTTCTGAAGGCTGCTTGAGCATACCTGGTATTAATGAAGATGTTTTTAGAAAACCTAAGGTGACTATCAGGTATCAAGATGAGAACTTTAAAGAGTACACAGAGACTTATGATGGACTTATTGCTCGAGTAATCCAGCATGAGTATGATCATATAGAAGGGGTCCTTTTTACAGATAAACTCTCAAGTCTTAAAAAGCGTTTAATAAAAGGAAAGCTTGTAAATATCTCAAAAGGTAAGTGTAATGCAGAGTATCGCATGCGTTTTCCAGCAGCGTCAAAAAAGCGCTAG
- a CDS encoding DUF5606 domain-containing protein: MSLDKVIAIAGKPGIYELKQQTRSGFVAESLVDGKRITVGIRHNVSVLSEIAIYTLSEEKPLREVLQAIKDKENGAPTINHKVSKDELEEFFFNVIPDYDEDRVYASDIKKVVQWYNILQAKDMLNFDAPAAPAAASEEEE; encoded by the coding sequence ATGAGTTTAGATAAAGTAATTGCAATCGCTGGAAAGCCTGGAATATATGAGTTAAAGCAACAAACACGCAGTGGTTTTGTGGCAGAATCTCTAGTAGATGGTAAGAGAATTACCGTAGGTATTCGTCATAACGTAAGTGTACTTTCTGAAATTGCTATCTACACCTTAAGTGAGGAGAAGCCACTTAGAGAGGTGTTACAAGCCATAAAAGACAAGGAAAATGGAGCGCCTACTATTAATCATAAGGTCTCAAAAGATGAACTTGAAGAGTTTTTCTTCAATGTGATTCCAGATTATGATGAGGATCGTGTATATGCTAGTGACATTAAGAAAGTAGTACAGTGGTACAACATTTTACAAGCAAAAGATATGCTTAACTTTGACGCGCCAGCAGCTCCCGCAGCAGCAAGCGAAGAAGAGGAATAG
- the mazG gene encoding nucleoside triphosphate pyrophosphohydrolase produces MNTRETQLKAFDRLLTIMDELRVGCPWDKKQTMESLRHLTIEETYELGDAILDNDLEEVKKELGDLLLHIVFYAKIGSETKDFDIADVANSISDKLVSRHPHIYGDVDVADAKEVERNWEKLKLKEGKKSVLEGVPKGLPALVKASRIQDKVAGVGFDWEEPQQVFEKVQEELEELQHEVNENNQEKIEAEFGDVLFSMINYARFLKVDPESALERTNKKFIKRFQYLEGKAKELGKDFSDMTLAEMDAFWEEAKKL; encoded by the coding sequence ATGAATACAAGAGAGACGCAATTAAAAGCCTTTGATAGATTACTAACCATAATGGACGAACTACGCGTAGGTTGTCCTTGGGATAAAAAGCAAACCATGGAAAGCTTGCGTCACCTCACCATTGAGGAAACCTATGAGCTAGGCGATGCTATTCTTGATAATGATCTAGAAGAGGTGAAAAAGGAGCTTGGTGATCTTTTGTTACACATTGTGTTCTATGCCAAAATAGGAAGCGAGACTAAGGATTTTGATATCGCAGATGTAGCAAATAGTATTTCTGATAAACTAGTTTCTCGCCATCCACACATTTATGGAGATGTTGATGTGGCAGATGCAAAAGAAGTAGAGCGCAACTGGGAAAAACTTAAGCTTAAAGAGGGTAAGAAGTCTGTACTAGAAGGAGTTCCAAAGGGATTGCCAGCACTAGTAAAAGCCAGTCGAATTCAAGATAAAGTTGCTGGCGTAGGTTTTGACTGGGAAGAACCACAGCAGGTATTTGAAAAGGTGCAAGAAGAACTTGAGGAGCTACAACACGAAGTAAATGAGAATAATCAAGAAAAGATTGAAGCCGAATTTGGTGATGTGCTGTTCTCAATGATTAACTACGCACGGTTCTTAAAAGTAGATCCGGAAAGCGCACTAGAACGCACCAATAAGAAATTTATAAAACGCTTTCAATATTTAGAAGGTAAAGCAAAGGAACTTGGAAAAGACTTTTCAGACATGACACTGGCAGAAATGGATGCTTTCTGGGAAGAGGCTAAGAAATTGTAA
- a CDS encoding vWA domain-containing protein yields MKTLTTFITLLLLTIGVQAQEITISGNVSNDSEPLPGANVLIKNSKIGVVSDFDGNYEIKAAATDTLVFTYVGYNSKEVPVNSQTTINVILEYSSELDEVVVTAMGVRREKKVLGYAVSTVSSKLEGKVAGIHITDGKPSPGISQNDPAYGQLTAGELNDVEKYAEFVKIYNSGEAKEIAKKWEFNHKGRTDIQVTDISGLPVANVGVAIYKNNNLLMKGLTDASGMSMLFKGKNNPTDTYLVQLYYSGNIEGKKISRNQKQVSFVINEHQASNAIDILFAVDATGSMGDEIAYLKSELKNIMSRIDASVEQKRVALTVYRDHGDDYVTRAIDFSSDVNEVKDFLSAQHAAGGGDYEEAVEEALKVSLSQSWNKKAKARILFLMLDAPPHFNQENVAMIKSQIAKAREQGIKIIPVVASGANKEVEFLMRSFSVSTSGTFVFLTDDSGIGNDHIEATTESYKVEKLNDLMVRLIEQYAGVQTAV; encoded by the coding sequence ATGAAAACACTTACCACATTCATAACGCTACTCCTCTTAACTATAGGAGTACAAGCTCAAGAAATAACAATTTCAGGAAACGTATCAAATGATAGCGAACCTCTTCCAGGAGCTAATGTTCTTATAAAAAACAGTAAGATAGGCGTTGTGTCCGACTTTGATGGAAACTACGAGATTAAAGCTGCTGCTACAGATACATTAGTCTTTACCTACGTTGGCTATAATTCAAAAGAGGTTCCTGTGAATTCTCAGACTACTATAAATGTCATTTTAGAATACAGTAGTGAGCTAGATGAAGTAGTGGTTACAGCTATGGGTGTAAGAAGGGAGAAGAAAGTTTTAGGATATGCTGTTTCTACCGTTTCTTCAAAACTCGAAGGGAAAGTTGCTGGAATACATATTACAGATGGAAAACCTTCACCTGGAATTTCTCAGAATGATCCTGCGTATGGCCAACTAACAGCGGGTGAACTAAATGACGTAGAGAAATACGCTGAGTTTGTAAAAATTTACAACTCTGGTGAAGCAAAGGAAATCGCAAAGAAATGGGAATTTAATCACAAAGGTAGAACTGATATTCAAGTAACGGATATCAGCGGACTGCCAGTAGCAAACGTAGGTGTTGCTATTTATAAAAATAATAACCTCTTGATGAAAGGATTAACAGATGCATCAGGAATGAGTATGCTATTTAAAGGGAAGAATAATCCAACAGATACTTATTTAGTGCAACTATATTATAGTGGAAATATAGAAGGAAAGAAAATCTCTAGAAATCAGAAACAAGTCTCTTTTGTAATTAATGAACATCAAGCCAGTAATGCGATCGACATATTATTTGCAGTAGATGCTACAGGTTCCATGGGTGATGAGATTGCATATCTTAAGTCAGAACTCAAAAATATAATGAGCAGGATAGACGCAAGTGTTGAGCAAAAGAGAGTAGCGCTTACGGTGTACAGAGACCATGGTGATGATTATGTAACCCGTGCAATAGATTTTAGTAGCGATGTAAATGAAGTAAAAGACTTCCTTTCGGCGCAGCATGCAGCTGGTGGTGGAGATTATGAAGAAGCGGTTGAGGAGGCGCTTAAGGTATCATTATCACAATCATGGAACAAAAAGGCAAAAGCGAGAATACTCTTTTTAATGCTAGATGCTCCGCCTCATTTTAATCAAGAAAATGTTGCCATGATTAAAAGCCAAATTGCAAAAGCAAGAGAGCAGGGTATAAAAATTATTCCAGTAGTTGCCAGTGGAGCAAATAAGGAAGTAGAGTTTTTAATGAGATCCTTTAGTGTGTCAACTAGTGGAACATTTGTGTTCTTAACTGACGATAGTGGTATAGGAAATGATCACATAGAAGCCACTACTGAAAGTTACAAAGTAGAAAAGCTTAATGATTTAATGGTACGATTGATAGAGCAGTATGCAGGTGTGCAAACTGCTGTTTAA
- a CDS encoding VF530 family DNA-binding protein, with product MEEKKAQPNNPLHGVKLADILEFLVEKYGWKEMSLQVDINCFKKDPSIKSSLKFLRRTPWAREKVEYLYLQSI from the coding sequence ATGGAAGAGAAAAAAGCACAACCTAACAATCCGCTGCACGGTGTAAAGCTTGCAGATATACTTGAATTTCTAGTTGAAAAATATGGCTGGAAAGAAATGAGTTTGCAGGTAGATATTAATTGTTTTAAGAAAGATCCTTCCATCAAGTCTAGCTTAAAGTTTCTGAGAAGAACTCCATGGGCACGAGAGAAAGTAGAGTACTTATACTTGCAGTCTATATAA